Below is a window of Deinococcota bacterium DNA.
AGATCGCCGAGACGCTGCACAGCGCGGCCCTCGAGGCTCTAGAACCCCTCGGCCTCGCACCCGCACTGCTTGACGACGCCCCTCTCACCGTTCATGCTCGCCTCTTTCAGGACCGCTGCACCCTGAGCCTCGACTCTTCGGGGGAGCTGCTCTTTCGGCGCGGCTACCGTCAGGCCACCGCCAAGGCGCCCATCCGCGAGACGCTGGCGGCCGGCTGCCTGCTGGAGGCGGGCTGGCAGAACTTCGATCTCATCGCCGACCCGATGTGCGGCTCGGGAACGCTCCTGCTCGAAGCCGCAGGCCTCGCGGAGGGGACCGCGCCGGGGCTGAACCGCTCCTTCGCCTTTGAACACTTCCCCAGCTTTCAGCCGAGCAAGTGGCAACGCCTGAGGCGAGAGGCGCGCTCGGCGGCTCCGGCCCACCCGGACCTCAGGCTCGTGGGCGCCGACCACGCGCTCGGCGCGCTGCGGGCGCTCTACGGCAACGCCGAGCGCGCAGGGTTGCGGGGCCGCCTCGAGGTCATGCGCGGCGACGCCACCAGCCTCGACTACGGCGCCCTGCGGGGCTCCAGCCACAGGCCACTCATCATCAGCAACCCGCCCTATGGCCTGCGCCTCGGCGAGGGCGAGGTCATGGCCCTCTACCGGGCGCTCGGCCAGCGTCTGCGGGAGACCGCGAAGGGCTGGAACTTCGCCCTCATCAGCCCTCATGCCAGGCTGCTCGAGACCGCCGGGCTCGAGGTCGGGAGCGTCACCCCCTTCGAAAACGGCGGCGTCCGAGTCGGCCTCTACCGGGGGCGCGTCTAGAGCCTAGGCCTCTCTCGCCTCAGGCCTTGACCCGCTGCTTAGGCTATAATCCAGTGGTCTATAATCCAGCGCTGAGCACTTCAGTCAATACCTTGATGCGCGTTTTCCCTGGGAACTATATACTTATCAACTTTTGATCTTTAGCTTGATAGGCCCCTGAACCCCGTCAACCTCTTTTAGCACCGCCCTTACGGGTATAAGCGCGCCTCTAGTAGTATAGAAGCTGCCGCCACGAACGGGCGTGGTGGTGTCTCGCTCGCTAAACCTGTTTGACGAATGCCTAAGTAGGCCGGGTGAACCTTGATGCCTTAAAAACCAGTCGCGCACCCCAGGTATGGGCAAGATGTAAAGTTCTCGCACGGTGACAAAGTAGTAGAAAAACAGGTCAGCCTCGGTGTAGAGAAAGCAGCCGGGGGTGCCACGTTCGCTGTTACTCAGGGTTTCAAAAAAGAAGTTTCCCGTCCGATGTAAGCGGTCAACCTTTAGTTCTACTTGGTAGACCGCTTTTTGGGTTTCCCAGATGAGGTCAACATCTTTGCTTTGATACTCGGGTACATCTTCTACGTTAGTAAGGTTGCTCGTGATGCCCAACCCATTTAACCAATCCGTGATTTGAGTCGCACCTAGCCGTGCAACAGCATAGGTGTCGTCAACAGCATACTTTCTAAGCATTTTCAGCATGTAGCTCCTAGCTTTTGCCTTGGCTCATATGTTCCCGCTATTGACCCATGTTTGAAACTGACTCATGTTGAAAACATGCAAGAGTTTGCCGTCAACTTGATTTCGCATCCATTGTTCGGCGCTCTTCTTGTAGCTTTTATAGGGCGACTGCATTTTGATATTCAGTACCGCAAGAGGAAACTTTTCATCTGCTGAGCCGCCCATTTGTTGCCACTTGCACTCAATAAGCAAACCCTCTGGCCACTTTTCAGGGTGGTAGATGGCAAAATCGCATTTACGCTTCGTCCCATAGATGCTTACCCCAATGTCAACCTGAGCTATGTCAACCTGAGCTATGTCAACCTGAGCCGAATAGATAGGCTGCTCGAGATACCTAGCGGCCTTGAACTTCGGCTTATCTACGAACTGATAGCCGCGCCCGACAAGCCTGTTCCAGACAACCACCTCGAGTACGCTTCCGGTATAGTTTGCGCCTTGCCGACCCATCTTGCTGACTTATCGGCCTCTTTCAAAGTACCCTGTGACCGTAGGGAATTGGGTATCGTCAGTAGTTCGTAATAAGAACCTCGTCTACTGCGTTACGCTTATTAGACTTGCAGTTTACGAAACGCGGCGCTTGCACGATGGCGATTTTAAACATGTTGCTCTTGTACAAGTCTTTGATAAAGAGCGTATCTGAGTTTGACAGCATCACCTTCACGCCGCTTTTGTGCAGTTTTACTACGAAATCCCTAAGCCGCACTTGGTCTTGCTCAGAAAAGTCCAGCTTGGAATACTTGGTAAACGACGTTTCGTCTTTGGGGTGATAGGGTGGATCGAAATACACGAAATCGCCGCGTTGGGGCTTGATAGTGTCAAACTCTCCATGCTCAATGTCGGCGACCTTTAGCACCTCATGACACGCCCAAATGTTGCTCTCTTGAACGATGCCGGGGTTTTTGTAGCGCCCTACGGGTACGTTGAACTCTCCTTTACTGTTGACTCGGTAAAGGCCGTTATAGCCCGTTTTGTTCATGTAGATAAAGCGTGCGGCAATGTCTACAGGTTCGGTAAGCTTCGTTTTGGCGCGCACTTTATAGTAATACTCGCCTGTGCCCTCCAGGGTATCACTGTGCTTAGCAGCGTGTACCTTGAGCGCCTCTATAAGTGCCGTAGGGTCTTTTTTTATAACGGTGTAGGCAAACACGAGGTCAAGGTTCGTATCGCTCAGGTGAGCAGCACGGAGCCGTTTGCGTCCTACCAGTTCAAAGAACAGCGCCCCGCCGCCTACAAATGGCTCGTGGTAGTCCCTGAAAGTCTCAGGCATCTTGAGTAAAAGCGTGTCCATGAGACTACGCTTACCGCCGACCCACTTTATAAACGGCGTAGCGATACCCGGCGGGGCGTCCGTTTCGTGCGGTTCACTCTCTATAGCTGCGTCTATGTCTTTGGTGTTGACCCTAGCGAGACGCTCGAGCGCCTCATCAAAGTCCATACCTAGGAACAGCGGTTGGTCTTTGGTCTTAGTCATTGTATCAGCGCCTTATAGGTGAGATGGCCTTCACGGTTGCTTGGCATGACGTTAAACCCGACCCATTCTTTTGCGTTCGCAAGTTGTACCGGAACGCAAACTCGTGCAGATAACGCTCTAAATGCTTATACCAATTGCCCAATCAAATGCCATAAACGATCTGTCATGCTTGGCTGTCCTGCACTGGCTTCTATTCATCAATTATTTATGGCTTTTCAAGTAGCGGTTGGTATTAGGAGTGACAAAGTGATAGATACCAACAATGCCGCGTTTAAGCGGCGCGAAAAAACCTGCTATGGTGTTTGGTGTGCATGTCGCCTGACACTCGCTGCAACGGACGCGCCTGCGCGTCAACCGTCCCACAGCCTCGAGTACTCGGCCAGCCGCCTCTCGTCGGGCCTGCTCAAGAGGCTGACGACGACCAGGACAAGCGTACCCACCACCACCGCCGGCACCACCGGAATCCAGCCGAAGGTCCAGGACAAAGGCAAGACGCCGGCCAGCCAGCCGATGGTGAGGCCCGACGACACCAGCCCGCCGGCCACCGCGCCCGCCCTCGTGCAGCGCGGCCAGTAGAGCCCCGCCACCAGGACGGGAAAGAGCATGGCGCTGCCCTGAAAGCTCCAGGTGGCGATCTCCATGATCACCCCCGGCGGGTTGATGGCGATGGCAAAGGACAGCGCGGCGATCACCCCCACGGTGACGCGGCCGACCAGGGCCTCCCCCTCGGGCGTGGTCTCCTTGTTGAGATACCTCGCGTAGAGGTCGCGGGTGAAGAGCGAGCTCGAGGTCATAAAATCGGTAGGCGTCAAACCGTTAGCTTGTTGTGGACGGCATAGGGTCTCCCATTGTTGAGGTGCAGCTTGTTGAGGTGCAGCTTGTTGAGATGCAGCTTGTTGAGATGCAACTGCCAGGGGCCGATTGGGCAACGCCTTGGCCTGTCCTAAACAGGCCGCTCCGGGCAGAGGGCACGCTGGGCGTGCAAGGGAGAGTCTAACAGAAGCGAGCGCCTACTGTTCGAGCCAGCCTCGAGTCGTCCCTCGCCATCTGCTAATCTGTCGTGTCGGCCTGGAGGCGCCGAAGTGCTCTTGGCACCTCGAGCCACCAAAGCAGAGGCTCCTTGGTGTGGAGCGAACAAAAGAACTCCGAGGGC
It encodes the following:
- a CDS encoding DNA adenine methylase codes for the protein MTKTKDQPLFLGMDFDEALERLARVNTKDIDAAIESEPHETDAPPGIATPFIKWVGGKRSLMDTLLLKMPETFRDYHEPFVGGGALFFELVGRKRLRAAHLSDTNLDLVFAYTVIKKDPTALIEALKVHAAKHSDTLEGTGEYYYKVRAKTKLTEPVDIAARFIYMNKTGYNGLYRVNSKGEFNVPVGRYKNPGIVQESNIWACHEVLKVADIEHGEFDTIKPQRGDFVYFDPPYHPKDETSFTKYSKLDFSEQDQVRLRDFVVKLHKSGVKVMLSNSDTLFIKDLYKSNMFKIAIVQAPRFVNCKSNKRNAVDEVLITNY